The genomic interval TGGTGTCCCCGCCCCACTGGCCGCGTCCGGGTGCGACGACACCTCGCCCCACTGGGCGCGTGCCGAGGTCGAGCTCGAACAGCTTGCGCACCACCTTCTCCTGCCGGCTCGCCGCGCTGTCGCGGTCGCTCCACGAGACGCAGATCATCAACAGCCGCGAGGGGGCGGCGTCGGCAGGAGGAAAAGATCGCACTGTAAAAGTTTTAGGACGAGACACGAAAGAAACCCAGCGTCGTATTTTTCTGGATGCCAAGTGAAACGCCGATTCCTATATAAGCGTGCAACAAGAGGATATGAAAAATCACTAAAATTTGAGAAGTCAAATGGCACACTGTTGaaggcaatttttttttcaatttgccAAAAAGACAGAGATGATAAGTTGGAATGGGAGACTTTTGGAGTTGCTATAACTAGAGTAGTGTTTAGGGCACGTATAAAGGGTTCTAATTGCCATCTCTTTCGCTGCATGCTCGCTGACGTAGAAGAGTGAGAtgatagaagagagaaaagtgaTTGTTTTGAATGAAGCCAGCAAAATATCGACTCTTGGTGCATAAAACGAGAAGACAACCAAGAAATCTACTTTGTACAtgtgctgactctaatcagagaGGCTGATTAAATGGAATACGAACGAAGGATTAATTACTTTGTAAGTAAGAAGAGTCAGTTTGAAAGACTGTTTTTTTACGTGAGTAGTTTTTTCTGGTAACGTGACTTGACATAGAGCCTATAATAGACTTGAGCATGGAACATGCCCTAAGTGTTCCTCGACTTATATATCCCCATCTTCGTATCATAATCACGGAATTGAGGTATATATTAAAACATCAAAACATCAGCAAAATGCTGACGTCTGATTAATCGAAGCAACGCTTTGGCAAATCATTCTCATCCACATGACACCAATGCAGTTATATGGATGGACATTGCTAATAACAACCAAGTATTATCTTCGTATCATATTATGCtgctacctctgttttatacctctgtttcataatgtaaaatgtttgatttttttacttgcaacatttaaccattcatcttatttaaaaatttagtataaatataaaaataacaagtcgtgcttaaaattcttttgataataaagtaaatcacaagcaaaataaataatatttctataattttttaactaagacaaatgatcaaacattacacgcaaaaaaatcaaacattttacgttatgaaatggagggaatatgTCATTATATGAATTCATacagataattaattaatttaatttaaatacatataaaatgaatctatatatgacCAAACATTTCATAATATGCAACGGAGGGATAACACATCGTAGAATTCAATATGGAGtataataaatcaataatCCCTCTCAATCTCATGGACTGATGGACATCATCAGAGAAGGTGACCAGATCAAGCTAAGACGACGAGGAAGCTAAGTACAGTACATAGCAACAAGACACAATCTCCGCGGCAACGACGAGGAAGCTAAAGAAAAGCGCGCCGGCGtgctccggcggcgagcttCTGGCTTAGTCGCGGCACTGGGTGATGGCGGAGCAGCCGCGGGTGTAGGGGTTGGCGTCGGCGCCAGGCCGGCAGTTGTAGTAGGACGCGCCCGGCAGGGAGCACGGCACCGAGTTCCTCATCAGCGCCGCGTAGCTGATGTActgcggcgcgccgccgccgtagtcGCCGGTGACGTCGTCCTCGCCCATCACCACCTGgaacagccgccgccgccgccgcagcaccgccgcgccgcctccctccccgtcGGCGGCCAGGCATTGCTCCACCGTGCCCTGCAGGCACGGGTCCCCAGCCCGCGTCCACCCCGACGTAGCGCGCTGCCCGTGGACGACGAGCTGCTCGGCCGTCGACGCCGTGGcagggacgacggcgagcgccgccgccgcggctacgacgaggacgacgaacGGCAGAGCCCGCCGCGCCATGGAggacggcggtggcgtggcaaTGGGGGGACTGACCACCGCTGCGCCTCGTGAAGCGTGCGGTGCGGTGGTCGCCGGCCGGCAGGTGGTGGAGTGGCCGCGGCAGCTGACCGGAGAGGCCTTTATATGGAGCAGAGAAAGATTCCGGAGATTAGGCTTCGACTTATGTGCAAATTACGTCATTATGCCACCTACGTTGACCTTGCTTGTAAATTTGTCAATGGACGATTGGACGACTGCTTTGTTTCAATTTGGCTGGAATGCATTACTGATTTACTGGTGATGTTAAGCACACTGTTAGTGCTAATCCATCCTTGAACAAGTGTATTTTTAACTTGCCATGGATGTTccaatccatttttttctacCAACATTCTTGCTAACCAATATAAAGCATCGAAAAGAAGGTAAATTTTCTACAAATGTTCCTTTGAGTTCTTGCTAACCAACCAAAGCATTTAAAAGAAGGTAATGGGATTAGGACAGCAGGCTCCATCATTATAGCAAAGGGAGGATGCAGGTTGCTCGGaagaagcaaaactcccattAGTAAAAGGAAGCAATTTCCATGCCAGAtctcaaacttttttttactgtgcCATCTTCTATGGCCAGGTAAAGTAAAAGCATCACGTTGTTTAATCGCATTGCTAGATGCACAGTAGTGATGAACAAACCAAAAGCCCATACATTGATCATCAGAGAGAGTGTACATTGTAGTAGCATGAGTCGTTCACAGAGATTGAAATATATTGGAATAAGGGAACAGATCACTACAGAATTCATGATTCCTCCTAAACTTTGCAGCAATGAAATGATGGACCCTGCACATGTGCCTGCACTGCATGCACAAAGGGGTTTATGAAGAGATCACATGAAGAAGCTGATACCCGGTTGAACCCCCCAAAAACATTGGGGAGtgtagaaaagttatttagaAACAGGTGACTATGAAGCTCATCTAGATTTAAACACACTTGCTTTcctcacaaacaaaataatgatTGTGCAACAGGCCACTTGTGCATCATAGAACAACTCACATCATgccgtaaaaaaaattctctacATTAGGTGAAAACGCAATAGCCATGAATACAAACATGTCACTGCCTTACTGGGTTAAGAAAATTACCATATGCTGTTAACTTCAGACCCAAAAGAACTAAGAGTAAGGAGTAAACTAATTTTTAGCCATTCTGTATGCATCTGGTTGATATGTACCTAAATTATAAGAATCCGTATCGGTCCGTAGGGCCTAGTCCATGTAGTATGGTGTTGTTTGGACAAAAAGCTCCTCctcatcatcgtcgtcgtcatcttcATCAGCACCTACCCAATTGCTTGGGTGATGCTGTGAGCGCGGGTTATCACTGACAACATctgcaacaaaaacaaaaggttgTTTAAATATTCAGTGGCAATACAAATGACTCACTAAGGAATGCCTTATAAGATGTGTTTTATGTTGTGATAATTAACCAGGAGGCTCTTCCAGGTGATCCATTTGCATAGGCTGCACTCTGTAGTACAAACTAGTCAAGGAACACATTTTGGAAGTAGGAAAGCAGAAGTTATTTGACACAGATCTCATACATCCCTTTTCATTATTAACAACAAATGGAAAATCTGCACGGACATCAAATATCTTGACATGATTCACCAGTTTTGTGCAGTGACAAATGTTCAGTACCAGGAATTAATTACCATACAAGTACAAATGTATGTAATTGCTTTTCATAGTAACTACGCCTATGAATTGTATGCAAGATTTTTATGGGCTCAGCATCATGCCTCAGAAAACTGCAATCGATCTTTCAGACACTATATATGTGCAAACAAATTAGCCAGGTCAAATACAGTGGATAATAAGTTCAATCCTAATGCTTAGCCTCAACATAATCACCAAAAGGTATTGTATGGTTTTAAATAGCTGAAATGCAGTAAATATGCATTTACCAATGAGgaatatatgcatgcaaacaCAGGCTCTATTCGGTTCATTGCTACAATATTGTGAGGAAGCATTTCATGCTGAGGGATGCTGATATTATAATCCCAATTTAAGAAACATTCTTGTATGCTGCCTTAATTTCCTTAAGATTGACTGATTGAGAGAAACAGATAAGGATGTACAAGCACAATGATATCATAATACTGATTAAAGAAAACTCTGTTTGGATCCAATTTAATTTACTTCGACTGAAGAATAAAGTTAAGGACTGATGTTAGTATGTGTGATGTCTGATGAACACAATGGAAGGTCACAGTTGGAAGAAACAAGATCCAAAAGTGCAGCTGCAGAATATGATGCAGTAGCAAATAATAACAGTGGATAAATTTGGAAGAATAAATTGAATTTATAGGATACGTATCATTTGCATTATCTGCGACAGGTGGCTTGCAGCGAGCATTTACACTATGCAGCATTGAAGTGTCATTCAATGCATTAGCATTGGCATTTCTCTCCATCTGGGTGTGTTTTTCTCTGTTAACTTCAAAACTTTTGGGAGCACTACCTGTTTAACAAAAGCTTTCTTATATTTAACTAGAAGGATGATATACCAACAGGGCAATTCTATGATCAGGGAGAAAAGAGGTTCTCCAGTCACCAGTTAGTTTGATCACACCCAGTCAAATGGCATTCCGTGCAGTACACTCCAATTCTGGCCCTCACAAAGCAGCCAATATGCACTGCAC from Oryza brachyantha chromosome 3, ObraRS2, whole genome shotgun sequence carries:
- the LOC121053798 gene encoding protein RALF-like 22, producing MARRALPFVVLVVAAAAALAVVPATASTAEQLVVHGQRATSGWTRAGDPCLQGTVEQCLAADGEGGGAAVLRRRRRLFQVVMGEDDVTGDYGGGAPQYISYAALMRNSVPCSLPGASYYNCRPGADANPYTRGCSAITQCRD